A genome region from Syntrophorhabdaceae bacterium includes the following:
- a CDS encoding HDIG domain-containing protein has product MTRADALTLLKQYVKNERMLNHCYASEAVMRALARRLGNDEEKWAITGLLHDLDIELVDADLSRHGRETERILKENGVDAEVIDAIVMHNETVAGRKRETLFQHALAAGETITGLIVATTLVYPDKKLASVKPKSVVKRMKEKAFAASVNRDNIMECEAIGIPLNEFAEICIAAMNGISDQLGL; this is encoded by the coding sequence ATGACAAGGGCTGACGCGTTAACGCTGCTTAAACAATACGTTAAAAATGAGAGGATGCTGAACCATTGTTACGCCTCAGAGGCGGTTATGAGGGCTCTGGCACGGAGGCTGGGAAATGATGAGGAAAAATGGGCCATCACCGGGCTTCTCCACGATCTTGACATAGAGCTGGTCGATGCCGACCTTAGCCGCCATGGACGCGAAACAGAAAGAATACTCAAGGAAAACGGTGTTGATGCCGAGGTCATTGATGCCATCGTGATGCACAACGAGACCGTTGCCGGCAGAAAACGTGAGACTTTATTCCAGCACGCGCTCGCTGCAGGCGAGACCATAACAGGACTCATTGTTGCGACGACGCTTGTCTACCCCGATAAGAAACTTGCAAGTGTTAAACCAAAATCGGTCGTGAAGAGGATGAAGGAGAAGGCGTTCGCTGCGTCGGTCAACAGGGATAACATCATGGAGTGCGAAGCAATCGGCATCCCTTTGAACGAATTCGCCGAGATCTGCATCGCAGCAATGAACGGGATAAGCGACCAGTTAGGATTATAG
- a CDS encoding VOC family protein, translating to MDIKLDHIGLVVENIREFTELLHAIGFREITEAVPFDTLNVTASFVNTGDDTDVPIEVLEPTAKNSPIMNFLKKKGGGLHHLCFEVNDIEKTSQEFVDKGFQMVTPPVDCRAYDINLRRKCKTISRIAFFLVSKKFLVELIEKGQ from the coding sequence ATGGATATCAAACTTGACCATATCGGCCTTGTCGTTGAAAATATCAGGGAATTTACAGAGCTTCTCCATGCCATTGGTTTCCGTGAGATCACCGAGGCCGTCCCATTCGACACCTTGAATGTGACTGCGTCGTTCGTCAACACAGGGGATGACACGGATGTCCCCATAGAGGTGCTGGAGCCGACTGCCAAGAATTCCCCGATTATGAATTTTCTGAAAAAGAAGGGCGGCGGACTGCATCATCTCTGCTTTGAAGTCAACGATATCGAAAAAACATCGCAGGAGTTTGTTGATAAAGGGTTTCAAATGGTAACTCCGCCTGTCGATTGCCGCGCATACGATATAAATCTGCGGCGCAAATGTAAGACTATAAGCAGGATCGCCTTTTTTCTGGTATCAAAAAAGTTCCTTGTCGAGCTTATCGAGAAGGGACAATAA
- a CDS encoding glutamate synthase-related protein — MIEWPKSNDAIGTVNRGNPAESGLCTLCRADCKGKCETWLASLKGRKILYPRDFGVITAGSANTCHIGVSYNSLRIQGYNYGVSGLRKGLKNNPDDCIFPNVNVETEFGSDVKTKCKIPIMTGALGSTFIAAKYWDSFAIGAALVGIPIVVGENVVGIDREAVIKNGKITKAPELDRRIATYLRYFDGYGAIIVQMNVEDTRNGVAEYVINKYGEKVIIELKWGQGAKDIGGEIQVDNLGYALFLKDRGYLVDPDPTKPEVQKAFEHGAIKSFARHSRLGYTDLSSPDKVQEAFMQSVEYLRKIGYKRISLKTGSYGMEALAMSIKFATDAKLDLLTVDGAGGGTGMSPWNMMETWGVPSVILHSKVYEYASILAARGERVVDIAFAGGLAREDHIFKALALGAPFTKLICMGRAAMIPGFLGSNIEGVLKPERKKDVNGNWDDLAPSVKELGSKAEEIFAGYYDVQKKVGEAEMKKIPFGAIAMWTLTDKLAAGLQQLMAGARKFSIPEISRNDLFSGNRETEKETKIPFIADVLDESAKRILNSDYRVQAKKVRSA, encoded by the coding sequence ATGATTGAATGGCCAAAATCTAATGATGCGATAGGAACCGTAAACCGTGGTAACCCTGCAGAATCAGGGCTTTGCACATTGTGCCGTGCCGATTGTAAGGGGAAATGCGAGACCTGGCTTGCAAGCCTTAAGGGTAGAAAGATCCTCTACCCGAGAGACTTTGGTGTTATCACTGCCGGGAGTGCAAACACCTGCCATATAGGTGTTTCGTATAATTCGCTGAGGATACAGGGCTACAATTACGGGGTAAGCGGCCTGCGCAAGGGGCTCAAGAACAATCCCGATGACTGTATCTTTCCAAACGTCAATGTAGAGACAGAATTTGGAAGCGATGTAAAAACCAAATGTAAAATCCCGATCATGACCGGCGCCCTCGGATCGACCTTCATCGCGGCAAAATACTGGGATTCTTTCGCGATAGGCGCTGCCCTCGTCGGTATCCCTATCGTTGTCGGTGAAAACGTTGTCGGTATCGACCGTGAGGCGGTAATAAAGAACGGCAAGATAACAAAGGCCCCTGAACTCGACAGGAGGATCGCGACCTATCTCCGTTATTTTGACGGTTACGGCGCGATCATCGTCCAGATGAACGTTGAGGACACAAGGAACGGCGTCGCGGAATACGTCATCAATAAATACGGCGAAAAGGTTATCATCGAACTTAAATGGGGCCAGGGAGCAAAGGATATCGGCGGCGAGATCCAGGTTGACAATCTCGGTTATGCATTATTCCTGAAAGACAGGGGATATCTTGTAGACCCCGATCCGACAAAGCCAGAGGTGCAGAAGGCCTTTGAACACGGTGCGATCAAGTCCTTTGCGCGTCACAGCAGACTCGGATACACCGATCTGTCGTCCCCTGATAAGGTACAGGAAGCCTTCATGCAGTCAGTAGAATATTTACGGAAGATAGGATACAAGAGGATCTCCCTCAAGACAGGTTCTTACGGTATGGAGGCCCTCGCCATGTCGATCAAGTTTGCTACCGATGCAAAGCTCGATCTCCTGACGGTTGATGGCGCCGGTGGAGGAACCGGCATGAGCCCCTGGAACATGATGGAAACCTGGGGTGTCCCTTCTGTTATTCTTCACTCCAAGGTATACGAATACGCATCGATCCTCGCTGCACGAGGCGAAAGGGTTGTCGATATCGCTTTTGCCGGCGGTCTCGCAAGAGAAGACCACATATTCAAGGCCCTCGCGCTCGGCGCACCCTTTACCAAACTGATCTGCATGGGCAGGGCAGCCATGATACCCGGATTCCTCGGTTCCAACATTGAAGGCGTCCTGAAGCCTGAACGGAAAAAGGATGTGAACGGGAACTGGGATGACCTGGCGCCTTCTGTCAAGGAGCTTGGTTCGAAAGCAGAAGAGATCTTTGCAGGGTACTACGATGTTCAGAAAAAGGTCGGCGAAGCAGAAATGAAAAAGATCCCCTTTGGCGCAATCGCCATGTGGACATTGACGGATAAGCTGGCCGCAGGACTTCAGCAGCTCATGGCCGGCGCGCGTAAATTCAGCATCCCGGAGATCTCGAGGAACGACCTATTTTCAGGCAACAGGGAAACGGAGAAAGAGACTAAAATCCCCTTTATAGCAGACGTCCTTGATGAAAGCGCGAAGAGGATATTGAACTCTGATTATAGGGTTCAGGCAAAGAAGGTTCGCTCAGCATAA